In the genome of Nocardioides sp. NBC_00368, the window CCTCGGCCAGGACGATCCTCAGGGGAGCGCGGTCGGGCACGTCATCCTCACTTCCGTCGGTCCACCCGGCGGGCTGGTGATCTCCAGGTGGCCGTCCAGGGCCGCCAGACGGGTGGCCAGGCCGGCGAGCCCGCCTCCGGGACGCGCGACGGCGCCGCCGGTCCCATCATCGCGTACGCCGACCTCCAGCCGGTCACCGGTCAGCTGCCCCTCGACGCGGGCCGAGGCGGCACGGCCGTGGCGGACCGCGTTCGTGAGCGCCTCGGCGACCACGAAGTACGCCGCGGCCTCGACCGGCGCAGGCAGCCGGTCCTCCACCCGCAGGTCGACGGTGACCGGCAGCCCCGCGGCGGCGGCGAGCTCGTGGACGGCGGCGGTGAGCCCGTGGTCGACCAGCACCCGCGGGTGGATCCCGCGGACGGTGGCGCGAAGCTCGGCCAGCGCCGTCTCCGCCTGAGCATGGGCCTGCCGGACGAGGTCGAGCCCGGCGCCCTCCGGCACCTCCAGCTCGGCCAGTCCGAGCGTCATGGTCAGCGCGACCAGGCGCTGCTGCGCGCCGTCGTGGAGGTCGCGCTCGATCCTGCCGCGCTCGGTCTCGAAGGCGTCGACCAGGTCGACGCGCGAGCGGCGCAGATCGGCGACGGCTGCCGCCATCCGGGTCTGGGCGGGTTCGAGCAGAAGCCGCGCCAGGCTGGCCTGGGCGGCGGCGAGGAGGGTGGCGGCGTACAGACCGGCGATCAGCAGCACCAGTCCCGGGCCCACGGCGATCCAGGCCTCGGCAGGCGTGTCGAGCTGCCAGGGGCCGAACGCGACGGGACCGTCGAGCCGGACCAGGGCCGGGGCGAGCACGAGCACGCCCGGGGTGGTGATGATCAGGTTGAGCGCGACGGCGTCGATCAGCCACATGACCGTGGCGAGCAGCACGGTGTAGCCCACCTCGGGCCCGGAGATCCGCAGCCGGCGCAGCGCCCGGAGCCGGTCGCCCCAGGCGATCGGTGTGGGCCGCTCGGCCGGTCCCGGACGGCTGCCGGGGAGGATCAGCCGGAGGCGTACCCGCTCCACGTCGGCGACGAGCGCCGCCAGCAGCGGGATCCCGGCCAGGACCAGCACCCCGACCAGGATGACCAGGGTCAGCAGTCCGACGCCGACCAGCGCGAACAGCAGCACGGCGACGACGAGACCGACCACGGCCCCCGAGGCCAGGTAGGCCAGGGCGCGCCACGGCCAGCTGGAGGCGAGCAGCCGCCAGGGAGCGGAGCGCAGCGCCGCCCAGACGTCGGGTGGAGGTCTCATGACTCCGGAGCCTAGGCACTCATCACCCCGTCGCGGGGTAGCGCACGCGCTACCTCGTCGTGGCGTCCGCGCCCGTGCGCGCGGCGCGGGCGAGGCGTTTGCTGGAGGACATGACCGCCACCATCCCGGCCGCCGTCCTTGCGCCCCGGCCGCCCGGCCCGCCCGCCGTCGTCCTCGACGACGTCACCCGCACCTACCGGTCCCGCTCCGGCACGGTCCACGCCCTACGGGGCGTGAGCCATGCCTTCGCCGCGGGTACGTTCACCGCGATCATGGGCCCGTCGGGGTCGGGCAAGTCCACGCTCATGCAGATCGCCGCCGGCCTCGACCGGCCCACCCGGGGCAGCGTCCGGGTCGCCGGGACCGTCCTGGCCGGCCTGAACCGGACGACCCTGACGAAGCTGCGCCGGAACGTGATGGGCTTCGTGTTCCAGCAGTACAACCTGCTCGATGCGCTCACCGCGTACGACAACGTCGCGCTTCCCGCCCGTCTCGCCGGGCGTCGCCCGGAACGTGCCGAGGTGATCGGAGCCCTCGAGCAGGTCGGTCTGCACGGGCTCGCCCGGCGGCGGCCGCCGGAGCTCTCCGGGGGCCAGCAGCAGCGCGTCGCGATCGCGCGTGCGCTGCACTCCCGGCCCGCGGTGCTCTTCGCCGACGAGCCGACCGGCGCGCTGGACCGCCACGCCGGACGCGAGGTGCTCGAGCTGCTGCGGCACCTCGTCGACGCTCCGGGGACCCGCGCGCCGGCGCAGACCATCGTGATGGTCACCCACGACCCGCTCGCCGCCTCGTACGCCGACAGCGTGCTGTTCCTCGCCGACGGCCAGGTGGTCGGGCAGATGGAGCGCAGCGACCCGGCCCGGATCAGCGCCCGCATGGCCGAGCTGGAGCCTGTGGGATGAACGTCGTCGTGATGGTCTCGCACAGCCTGAAGACCCTGCGCCAGTCCTGGCCGCCGTACGCCGGGGCCGCCGTCGCCCTCGCCGGTGGGATCGCCCTGATCACCCTCGCCACCAACATGCTGGGAGCGCTCGGCACCGCCACCGACGGGCTGGACCCGCAGACGCGCACGCGGATCGACGACCTCGGGTCGCTGTTCGGCATCATGGCCGGCATCTCGCTGTTCCTGGCGCTGTTCGTGGTCTCCTCGACCTTCGGGTTCGTGGTGGCCACCCGGCGTCGCGAGCTCGGCCTGCTCCGTCTGCTCGGCGCGACGCCACGTCAGGTGCGGACGCTGCTGCTCGGTGAGGCGGTCGCGGTGGCGGCCGTAGGCACGGTCGCCGGCTGCCTGCTCGGCACCGCCGTGACGATGCCGGTGCTGCACGTCCTGCACCTGGCCGGGGTCACCCCGGTCCTGCTCGGGATGCCGGGCCAGGGTGCCGGCTGGGCGATCGCCGCCTCCTGCGGGGTCGGTGTCGCGCTCGTCGGCGCCTGGCGCGCGGGCGCCCGCGCCGGACGTACGCAGCCGGTCGAGGCGCTGCGCGAGGCGGTCCTCGAGCGCCGCCGGCCCACGGTGGTCCAAGGGCTGGTCGCGCTCACCGCGGCCGCCGGGCTGGTCGCCACCGCCTGGTTCGCCTCGGGGATGCCGCTGCTGTTCGCCCTGCTCGTGGGCATGTTCCTCCCGATCCTCGCCGTGATCGGAGCGAACGCGGTGGGCGGTCTGCTCTACACCGAGCTGGCGACCTACGCCGGTGCCGCGGTGGCGCGACGGGATCCCGCGGCCCACCTGGCCCGTGACCTCGCCCGCACCAGCGGTCGGATGACCGCCGCGGTGGCGGCGCCGGTCGTGGCCATCATGGCGGTGGCCGGCTCGATGGTGCTCGCGGTCGGCGCGACCGCCGACTGGAGCGAGGGCGCCGACCGGGCCGCGCTCACCTCGGAGCTGGTCGTGCGGGCGAAGCGCCCCGAGCGGATCCAGGACGTGCCCGGGGTGCGCGTGAGCGACGTACGCCGCACGGCGCAGGTCGGATTCGGGGGCGGTCCCGAGGACGTCGAGGTGGTCGACGTCTCCAGTGCGGCCGCCACGCGGAGCCTGCAGGCGACGCGGGGGAGTCTCGCCGACCTGCACGGCCGGGCGATCGCCGTCACCGCCTCCTACATCACCGACCTCGGCGGCCGGGTGGGCCAGACCCACCGGATGCGCGTCGGCGGCCGCAGCGTCAAGGTGCGTCTGGTCGCGGTCGTTCCCGACGCCCCGAACCTGTGGGCCGACGTCATCGTGCCGGACGACCTGCCCGGTATCGGCCGGATCGTTCGCGACACCGGGACGGTCTTCGTGCGCACCGCCGCCGGTGCGGACGTCACTGCGACTGCACGGGCGGTCCAGGACGGCGGAGCACAGGTGAGCACCGCCGAGGAGTGGGTCCGCACCGTTTCCGCCGAGGCCCGCGCCACGAACGAGGTCGTGCTGTGGGTGATGCTCGGCCCGGCCGGGGTCTACGCCGCGATCGCGGCCGTCAACGCGGTCCTGATCGGGATGAGCCAGCGCCGCCGCCAGACCGCCACCGCCCGCCTTCTCGGTGCCACCCCGGCACAGGTGCGCCGGACCACGCTCTGGGAGACGGCGTTCACCGGCGCCGGAGCCCTGCTGGTCGGCGGCGCGATCACCGGCTTCACCGGCTGGCTGGTGCGCCAGGCGGTCGTACGCGACGTACCCGACGCGCCGCTGACGTTCCCCTGGCAGGCCCTGTCCGGGATCACCGCGGCCTGCCTGATGGTGCTCCTCGCCGCCGCTGTCGCCGGGGCGTACACGTTGCGGAGCGGGGAAGCGCCCGACTGACCTTTCCAGGGGATTAAGTAGTGTTTGCCGCGTGACGGAGATGGACGGCGTACTCACCCAGGACGGCATCGGCGAGGGCGACGGTCTCGAGCGGCTGTGGACCCCCTACCGGATGGCCTATATCCGCGGGGAGAACAAGCCCAGCGACCCCTCGGAGACGAAGTGCCCGTTCTGCCGGGTGCCGACGCTCGAGGACGCCGAGGGCCTGGTCGTGCATCGCGGCGAGACCTGCTTCGTCGTGCTCAACCTCTATCCGTACGCCCCGGGCCACATGATGGTGTGCCCCTACCGTCACGTCGCCGGCTACGTCGAGACCACCGACGAGGAGGCCGCCGAGATGGCGGTGCTGACCAAGCAGGCCGTACGCACCCTCGCCGGCGTCTCGCAGGCCGAGGGCTTCAACATCGGGATGAACCAGGGCACCGCCGGTGGCGCGGGCATCGCCGCCCACCTGCACCAGCACATCGTGCCCCGCTGGATCGGCGACCAGAACTTCATGCCGATCATCGGCCGCACCAAGACCCTGCCCCAGCTGCTGACCGACACCCGCGAGCTGCTCGCGCAGGCGTGGGCGTCGGTCTAGCAGAGTCGATGCAGGGGCCGAACCTCAGACGATCGCCCAGGCGACGGCGGCGGCCGCGAAGCCGGTGACCGAGAGCACCGTCTCCAGCACGGTCCAGGTCGCCAGCGTCTGCTTCACGGTGAGGTTGAAGTAGCGCGAGACGATCCAGAAGCCGCCGTCGTTGACGTGGCTGAGGATGATCGAGCCGGCGGCGATCGCGACGGCGATCACGGCGAGCTCGGGCTGGGAGTAGCCCGAGGCGAGCGTCGGGCCGACGATGCCGCCGGTGGTCACGATCGCCACGGTCGCGGAGCCCTGCGCGATCCGGAGCCCGCAGGAGATCACGTAGGCCAGCAGGAGGACCGGCAGGCCGGCGTCGGCGAGCACCTCGGCGAGAGCGGCGCCCACGCCGGTCGCGGAGATGACGGAGCCGAAGAAGGCACCGGCGCCGACGACGAGCAGGATCATGCCGACCGGCCGCAGCGAGGCGCCGGTGAACTCCGAGATCTCCTCGAGCTTCATGCCGCGCCGGATGCCGAGCAGCCAGAAGGCCAGGAGCACGGCGATGGTGAGTGCGATCGCCGGGTTGCCCAGGAAGGTGAGCACGCTGAGCAGCCGGCCCGGGTCGAGCAGCATCGTGCCGAAGGTCGCGCCGAGGATCAGGATCAGCGGCACGGCGATGACGGCGAGAACGAGGGCGAGCGAGACCGGGGCGGCGGGCGTCGGGTCCTCCTCGGCCTCGGTCTCCGCGACCAGGAACTCCTCGGGCACCGAGACCTGGACCCGCGGGGCGATCCAGATCGGGAACAGGATGCCGGCCGCCGCGAACGCGGGCAGGCCGCACAGCAGGCCCATGATGATCAGCCAGCCGAGGTCGACGCCGAGGAGACCGCCCAGGGCCGTCGGGCCCGGGTGGGGCGGTAGGAACGCGTGGGTCATCGACAGGCCGGCCAGCACGGGCAGGGCGTAGAGGACGAGTGACTTGCCGCCGCGGTGTGCGGCGACGTACACCAGCGGGGCGAGCACGAAGATGCCGATGTCGAAGAAGACCGGGATGCCGAAGATCAGGCCGACCAGGCCCATCGCGATCGGGGTGCCGCGCTCGCCGAAGATGGCGATCAGCTTCGAGGCGAGGACGTCGGCTCCGCCGGACCGCTCGAGCAGTGATCCGAGCACGGTGCCGAGACCGATGATGAGCGCGATGTGGCCCAGTACGCCGCCGAAGCCGGTCTCGATGAGCGACTCCTTCGAGGCGAGGGCGGTGCCGACCATCTGCTCGACGGACAGGCCGGCCGCGACGGCCAGGCCGATGCCGCTGATGAAGAGGGCGATGAAGGGTTCGAGCTTTACCTTGATGATCAAGAAGAGGAGTACGGCGATCGCCGCTGCGCAGAGCAGCAGCAGGCCGGGGGTGCTTGTCTGGAGCCAGTGCATGGCTGGTTCTCCCGTCGGGTCAGGGTGGGGGATGGGTAGGGATGGACTCAGCGCAGCGCTGCGCGGAACCGGGCGGCGTTGGTGGTGATCTGCTCCCACCGGGCCTCGTCGACGTCGGCGGGCTCGACCACCGACGTCCCGGCGGTCACGGCGATGGCGCCGGCCCGCAGGAACTCCGCGGCGTTGTCTTCATCGACTCCGCCGGAAGGGATCAGGGCGACCTCGGGGAACGGGCCCCGCAGGTCGGAGAAGTAGCGCGGGCCCACGGCCCGGGCCGGGAAGATCTTGACCGCGTCGGCGCCCAGCGCGGTCGCGGTGAGGACCTCGGTCGGGGTGAGCGCGCCGAGGACGACGGCCGCGCCCGCGGCGTGGCCCTCGGCCACGATCTGCGCCGCGTCGGCCGGAAGGCCCGGCGTCACCAGGAACCGGGCTCCGGCCGCCAGCGCGGCACGCGCCTGGTCGGCGGTCAGCACCGTCCCGGCGCCGATGACGATGTCGTCACTGGCGCGCGCGGCGACGTCGGCGAGCAGGTCGGTGAGGCCCGGCGTCGTATAGGTCAGCTCGACGGTCCGGATGCCGCCGGCGGCCAGTGCGTCGCAGAGCGCGACGGGATCGTCGATCCGGGTGGCGCGTACGACGACCAGCGCCTGGTCGGCGCGGAGGGTGTCGATCACGGAGTTGCTCATCGGGCTCGCGTTCATCGGGGTCGGGTTCCTTCGTCGGTGCGGCGCAGGGCCCGTCCGGGCAGCGCGTCGGTGCGGTGGCCGTCCTCGATGACGGCGGTGCCGTTGACCAGCACCCAGTCGATGCCGCGCGCCTGCTGCCGCGGCTCCTCGAAGGTGGCGGTGTCCTGGACGGTGTCGGGGTCGAGCAGCACCAGGTCGGCGGCGTACCCCTCCCGGACCAGGCCGCGATCGCTGAGCCGCAGCCTCGCCGCGGGGCGGCCGGTCAGGTGGTGGACGCAGTCGACCAGGTCGAGCACGCCGAGATCGCGTACGTAGCGGGCCAGGTAGCGGGGGAAGGTGCCCCACGCGCGCGGGTGCGGACGCTCGCCGACGAGGATCGCGTCGCTGCCGCCGCAGTGGGTGCGGTGCTGCATGATCGCCTGCACGTTCTCCTCGTGGCCGACGTGCTGGAGGATCGTGGTGGCCATCCGGTCGCGGACGAGGAGGTCGAAGAAGACCTCGGTGGCCGCCCGGCCGGACTCCTCGGCGATCTCGGCGACGGTGCGGCCGACGTGGCGCGACAGCTCGGGGTTGCGTACGCCACTGATCTGGATCGTGCGCCAGTCGGTCACGCAGCC includes:
- a CDS encoding sensor histidine kinase, whose product is MRPPPDVWAALRSAPWRLLASSWPWRALAYLASGAVVGLVVAVLLFALVGVGLLTLVILVGVLVLAGIPLLAALVADVERVRLRLILPGSRPGPAERPTPIAWGDRLRALRRLRISGPEVGYTVLLATVMWLIDAVALNLIITTPGVLVLAPALVRLDGPVAFGPWQLDTPAEAWIAVGPGLVLLIAGLYAATLLAAAQASLARLLLEPAQTRMAAAVADLRRSRVDLVDAFETERGRIERDLHDGAQQRLVALTMTLGLAELEVPEGAGLDLVRQAHAQAETALAELRATVRGIHPRVLVDHGLTAAVHELAAAAGLPVTVDLRVEDRLPAPVEAAAYFVVAEALTNAVRHGRAASARVEGQLTGDRLEVGVRDDGTGGAVARPGGGLAGLATRLAALDGHLEITSPPGGPTEVRMTCPTALP
- a CDS encoding ABC transporter ATP-binding protein, with protein sequence MTATIPAAVLAPRPPGPPAVVLDDVTRTYRSRSGTVHALRGVSHAFAAGTFTAIMGPSGSGKSTLMQIAAGLDRPTRGSVRVAGTVLAGLNRTTLTKLRRNVMGFVFQQYNLLDALTAYDNVALPARLAGRRPERAEVIGALEQVGLHGLARRRPPELSGGQQQRVAIARALHSRPAVLFADEPTGALDRHAGREVLELLRHLVDAPGTRAPAQTIVMVTHDPLAASYADSVLFLADGQVVGQMERSDPARISARMAELEPVG
- a CDS encoding FtsX-like permease family protein codes for the protein MNVVVMVSHSLKTLRQSWPPYAGAAVALAGGIALITLATNMLGALGTATDGLDPQTRTRIDDLGSLFGIMAGISLFLALFVVSSTFGFVVATRRRELGLLRLLGATPRQVRTLLLGEAVAVAAVGTVAGCLLGTAVTMPVLHVLHLAGVTPVLLGMPGQGAGWAIAASCGVGVALVGAWRAGARAGRTQPVEALREAVLERRRPTVVQGLVALTAAAGLVATAWFASGMPLLFALLVGMFLPILAVIGANAVGGLLYTELATYAGAAVARRDPAAHLARDLARTSGRMTAAVAAPVVAIMAVAGSMVLAVGATADWSEGADRAALTSELVVRAKRPERIQDVPGVRVSDVRRTAQVGFGGGPEDVEVVDVSSAAATRSLQATRGSLADLHGRAIAVTASYITDLGGRVGQTHRMRVGGRSVKVRLVAVVPDAPNLWADVIVPDDLPGIGRIVRDTGTVFVRTAAGADVTATARAVQDGGAQVSTAEEWVRTVSAEARATNEVVLWVMLGPAGVYAAIAAVNAVLIGMSQRRRQTATARLLGATPAQVRRTTLWETAFTGAGALLVGGAITGFTGWLVRQAVVRDVPDAPLTFPWQALSGITAACLMVLLAAAVAGAYTLRSGEAPD
- a CDS encoding HIT family protein; protein product: MDGVLTQDGIGEGDGLERLWTPYRMAYIRGENKPSDPSETKCPFCRVPTLEDAEGLVVHRGETCFVVLNLYPYAPGHMMVCPYRHVAGYVETTDEEAAEMAVLTKQAVRTLAGVSQAEGFNIGMNQGTAGGAGIAAHLHQHIVPRWIGDQNFMPIIGRTKTLPQLLTDTRELLAQAWASV
- a CDS encoding GntP family permease, whose translation is MHWLQTSTPGLLLLCAAAIAVLLFLIIKVKLEPFIALFISGIGLAVAAGLSVEQMVGTALASKESLIETGFGGVLGHIALIIGLGTVLGSLLERSGGADVLASKLIAIFGERGTPIAMGLVGLIFGIPVFFDIGIFVLAPLVYVAAHRGGKSLVLYALPVLAGLSMTHAFLPPHPGPTALGGLLGVDLGWLIIMGLLCGLPAFAAAGILFPIWIAPRVQVSVPEEFLVAETEAEEDPTPAAPVSLALVLAVIAVPLILILGATFGTMLLDPGRLLSVLTFLGNPAIALTIAVLLAFWLLGIRRGMKLEEISEFTGASLRPVGMILLVVGAGAFFGSVISATGVGAALAEVLADAGLPVLLLAYVISCGLRIAQGSATVAIVTTGGIVGPTLASGYSQPELAVIAVAIAAGSIILSHVNDGGFWIVSRYFNLTVKQTLATWTVLETVLSVTGFAAAAVAWAIV
- a CDS encoding bifunctional 4-hydroxy-2-oxoglutarate aldolase/2-dehydro-3-deoxy-phosphogluconate aldolase, producing MSNSVIDTLRADQALVVVRATRIDDPVALCDALAAGGIRTVELTYTTPGLTDLLADVAARASDDIVIGAGTVLTADQARAALAAGARFLVTPGLPADAAQIVAEGHAAGAAVVLGALTPTEVLTATALGADAVKIFPARAVGPRYFSDLRGPFPEVALIPSGGVDEDNAAEFLRAGAIAVTAGTSVVEPADVDEARWEQITTNAARFRAALR